Proteins from one Impatiens glandulifera chromosome 2, dImpGla2.1, whole genome shotgun sequence genomic window:
- the LOC124925848 gene encoding mitochondrial dicarboxylate/tricarboxylate transporter DTC-like, with translation MAQEKSKAASTVWPTVKPFVNGGASGMLATCVIQPIDMIKVRIQLGQGSAVDVTKTMIKNEGFGALYKGLSAGLLRQATYTTARLGTFKILTNKAIEANDGKPLPLYQKALCGLTAGAIGATVGSPADLALIRMQADATLPAAQRRNYTNAFHALYRISADEGILALWKGAGPTVVRAMALNMGMLASYDQSVEFFKDSLGCGEVATILGASSVSGFFASACSLPFDYVKTQIQKMQPDAEGKLPYKGSLDCTLKTLKSGGPFKFYTGFPVYCVRIAPHVMMTWIFLNQIQKFQKSAGL, from the exons ATGGCTCAAGAGAAATCCAAGGCAGCCTCAACCGTATGGCCGACAGTGAAGCCATTCGTCAATGGTGGAGCTTCTGGCATGCTCGCTACCTGTGTAATCCAGCCCATCGACATGATTAAG GTGAGGATTCAGTTGGGTCAAGGATCAGCAGTAGACGTGACCAAGACGATGATTAAAAACGAGGGTTTCGGTGCATTATACAAG GGTCTATCTGCTGGATTGCTTAGACAAGCTACATATACTACTGCAAGACTTGGAACATTCAA gATTTTGACTAACAAGGCAATTGAGGCTAACGATGGAAAGCCATTGCCCCTGTATCAGAAAGCTTTGTGCGGGTTAACTGCTGGTGCGATTGGGGCAACTGTTGGAAGTCCGGCAGATTTAGCATTGATTCGAATGCAGGCCGACGCAACATTACCTGCTGCTCAACGTAGAAACTACACAAATGCATTCCATGCCCTTTATCGTATTTCTGCAGATGAAGGAATTCTTGCACTCTGGAAAGGAGCAGGACCCACTGTCGTTAGAGCCATGGCTCTTAATATGGGAATGCTTGCCTCGTATGATCAAAGTGTTGAGTTCTTTAAGGATTCTCTTGGCTGTGGCGAAGTTGCTACTATCTTGG GTGCGAGTTCAGTTTCAGGGTTCTTTGCTTCGGCATGCAGTCTTCCATTTGATTATGTGAAAACTCAAATACAGAAGATGCAACCTGATGCTGAAGGCAAATTGCCTTATAAAGGTTCTTTGGATTGTACTTTGAAGACTCTGAAATCGGGAGGACCTTTCAAATTCTATACGGGTTTTCCTGTTTATTGTGTCAGGATCGCGCCTCATGTCATG ATGACTTGGATATTCCTCAACCAAATCCAGAAGTTTCAGAAGTCTGCTGGTCTATAA
- the LOC124925849 gene encoding elongation factor P, protein MRLLLSKRLFLLSRRTSSSSPPLSSRIGVPALFRTLTTYGQCRRTLIQPPITDSLATFNSPWSSMQRRGAKCRSSDLKPGNYIQKKGSERMYEVVHLEHVVQGRGGASIQVELRDVDSGNKSNERLRTDEMVEKIFVEGRAYTFLYIDGDDVVVMDPNTYEQLEISSKMIGNTAVYLKDGMTVSVQLFNEKLMSASIPQRVTCRVVEAQTPIKGIGATPHYKKVNLDNGLVVQVPPYILTGDDVIINTVDNSFHSRA, encoded by the exons ATGCGTCTCCTCCTTTCCAAACGCCTCTTCCTTCTCTCTCGTCGGACTTCATCTTCATCGCCTCCGCTGTCATCTCGCATTGGCGTTCCCGCGCTTTTCAGAACCCTAACAACTTACGGACAATGTAGAAGAACATTAATTCAACCGCCAATCACAGATTCTCTTGCTACCTTCAACTCTCCATGGTCTTCCATGCAGCGCCGAGGCGCTAAGTGCCGATCTTCAGAC CTCAAACCAGGAAATTACATTCAGAAGAAAG GATCCGAGAGAATGTATGAG GTTGTACACTTAGAGCATGTAGTGCAAGGCAGAGGGGGAGCATCGATACAG GTGGAACTTCGTGATGTTGATAGTGGGAACAAAAGTAATGAAAGGCTCCGAACAGACGAAATGGTTGAGA aaatatttgtTGAAGGAAGAGCATATACGTTTTTGTATATTGATGGTGATGATGTGGTTGTGATgga tCCTAATACGTATGAGCAACTAGAAATCTCAAGCAAGATGATTGGAAATACTGCTGTTTATCTGAAAG ATGGAATGACTGTCAGTGTTCAACTGTTTAATGAGAAACTCATGTCTGCTTCCATTCCTCAAAGAGTAACATGCAGAGTCGTTGAAGCACAAACTCCTATTAAGGGGATTGGAGCGACTCCACA TTACAAGAAGGTTAATCTGGATAATGGCCTAGTCGTTCAG GTTCCACCATACATTTTAACTGGGGATGATGTGATCATCAACACTGTAGACAATTCTTTTCATAGCAG GGCATAA
- the LOC124926600 gene encoding uncharacterized protein LOC124926600, whose translation MVPQRSIESCTLKLQSWSPFRLSKTLDSDSPKPCYSSSTNGANNNNNNNYSKRPCRADRATSFTIDAIDMSRLSLIDDDRTVSSHNKRWFARKRRRRGSRSVSGRSSDRSGNRRRCCSVGASAAYGTCSDIPVTVAGTDSSGELFLNGDLNWGSDVSEANAAAAAAARNNHHNNHNNSSGEKENSSLGHGQMENNQGNESGYGSEPGYRGDAEFGYGDEFDEEEDDQQRVLFWGHHPESNVEMVAGGDQNTLQKAHHRCRRKKQSDVRMVDSLA comes from the exons atgGTGCCTCAAAGATCTATCGAGTCTTGTACGCTGAAGCTACAAAGCTGGAGCCCTTTTCGATTATCCAAAACCCTAGATTCCGATTCTCCCAAACCCTGCTACTCCTCATCCACCAATGGCgccaacaataataataacaacaactATAGCAAACGTCCCTGCCGCGCCGATCGAGCCACATCCTTTACAATCGACGCGATTGATATGTCGAGACTGAGCTTAATTGACGACGATCGGACCGTTTCTTCCCATAACAAGCGATGGTTCGCTAGGAAAAGGAGAAGGAGAGGATCCAGATCGGTATCGGGTCGGAGCAGCGACAGGAGCGGGAATAGGCGTAGATGTTGTTCGGTCGGTGCTTCGGCTGCTTACGGCACCTGTTCGGATATTCCGGTGACTGTGGCGGGGACGGATTCTAGCGGCGAATTGTTCTTGAATGGTGATTTGAATTGGGGATCGGATGTGAGCGAGGCTaatgctgctgctgctgcagcTGCTAGGAATAATCatcataataatcataataattcgAGTGGGGAGAAAGAGAATTCAAGTTTGGGTCATGGACAGATGGAGAATAATCAAGGAAACGAATCTGGTTATGGTAGTGAACCTGGATACAGGGGAGATGCTGAATTTGGGTATGGTGATGAgtttgatgaggaagaagatgatcaaCAAAGAGTTCTCTTTTGGGGTCATCATCCAG AATCTAATGTAGAGATGGTGGCGGGTGGTGATCAGAATACGTTGCAGAAAGCCCACCATAGATGCAGGCGAAAGAAGCAATCAGATGTGAGGATGGTGGATTCTTTGGCCTAG
- the LOC124927055 gene encoding arabinogalactan protein 21-like, which translates to MEALRMKLFVVVAIVAVTLIEITAFHGVSAAEAPAPSPTSDASVFVPTAIASVLALAFGFLI; encoded by the coding sequence ATGGAGGCATTGAGGATGAAGCTCTTCGTCGTCGTCGCCATCGTAGCGGTGACACTGATTGAAATCACGGCCTTCCACGGCGTCTCCGCAGCAGAAGCACCAGCACCGAGCCCAACCTCTGACGCATCTGTCTTTGTCCCTACGGCAATCGCCTCTGTTCTGGCTCTGGCTTTCGGATTCCTAATCTGA